The Zhihengliuella sp. ISTPL4 genomic interval GCGCACCGCTCTCGCGTGGGAGGAGCTGCGGCAGCGCCGCGAGGTGCGTGCCGGGGTGAACCGCCTCGTCAACTTCGACGACGCGAACCTCCGCCGTTCCGCGCAGGCCGCCGTCGCTGCCTGCGCCCGCGTCGAGCGTGCCCTCGAGATCCTGGCCGACGAGGTTCCCGACCACCTCCGCGTCGCCGGCGAGCTCCGCCTCGCGCACCGCGACGCCAGCCTCGATGAGCTCGGGCACCACGCGGACCCGCCGCTCACGAAGGACGCCGTGGCGGGCCGTATCCGTCGTCTGCTGGCGATGGCCGACAAGCGCGCGCAGCAGGAGGGCATCCCCGGCACCGAGGCCGCTGTTCCGGCCGGACTCGACGTCTGATCACCGCCCCGTCCACTCCGCGGCGTGGCGTGTCAACCCCGGGAAGGAACCCGGCACGGGGGGCGTTGTCGTCAGTAGGATGAAAGTCGTCCGCTCTCCGTCGCACACCGGCGACGCGGAGCATCGGCAAGCGCCGCGGCGCGGCGCGGATTGGATGAAAGCGATATGGCCACCTACACGCTCCCCGACCTCCCTTACGACTTCGCCGCTCTCGAGCCGCACATCAGCGGCAAGATCATGGAGCTGCACCACGACAAGCACCACGCGACCTACGTCGCGGGCGCCAACACCGCTCTGGAGCAGCTCGCCGAGGCCCGCGAGAGCGGCAACCTCGCGAACGTGAACAAGCTCGAGAAGGACCTCGCATTCAACCTCGGCGGCCACGTCAACCACTCGATCTTCTGGACCAACCTGTCGCCGAACGGCGGCGGTCAGCCCGAGGGCGAGCTCAAGGCAGCCATCGACGAGTACTTCGGCTCCTTCGAGAAGTTCCAGGCGCACTTCACCGCCGCCGCCACCGGCATCCAGGGCTCGGGCTGGGCCGTGCTGAGCTGGGACTCGATCGGCTCGCGCCTCATCATCCAGCAGCTCTTCGACCAGCAGTCGAACACCGCCCAGGGCACCATCCCGCTGTTCCAGCTGGACATGTGGGAGCACGCCTTCTACCTCGACTACCTCAACGTGAAGGCCGACTACGTCAAGGCCGCATGGAACATCGCCAACTGGGAGAACGTCGCCCAGCGCCTCGAGGTCGCCCGTCAGCAGACGAACGGCCTGCTGGTACTGTCGTAATCGGGTCGCGTCCCGGCGGGCCCACGGCTCGTCGGGGCGCCATCTCAGCCAAAAAACCCGCGCATGGCGCACGCTCGACGGCGGCGCTCGGCGCATGAGAAACAGGGAGACCTGAGTGTCTGTCAAGATCGGTATCAACGGCTTCGGCCGCATCGGACGCAACTACTTCCGCGCAGCTCTCGCGCAGGGAGCAGACCTTGAGATCGTCGCGGTCAACGACCTCACCGACAACAAGACCCTGGCACACCTGCTGAAGTACGACTCGGTCAGCGGCGTCCTCGACGCCGAGATCACGTACGACGACGACAGCATCACCGTCGACGGCAAGGAGATCAAGGCCTTTGCAGAGCGCGACCCCGCGAACCTCCCGTGGGGCGAGCTGGGCGTGGACATCGTCATCGAGTCGACCGGCTTCTTCACCAACGCCGACGCTGCGCGCAAGCACATCGACGCCGGCGCGAAGAAGGTCCTCATCTCGGCTCCGGCCACGGGTGACGACCGCACGATCGTCATGGGCGTGAACGAGGAGACGTACAACCCGGAGACGGACCACATCATCTCCAACGCCTCCTGCACCACGAACTGCCTCGCGCCGCTGGCCAAGGTGTTCAACGACGCCTTCGGCATCGACCGCGGCTTCATGATGACGGCCCACGCGTACACCGCTGACCAGAACCTGCAGGACGGCCCGCACAAGGATCTGCGTCGTGCCCGTGCTGCCGCGATCAACATCACGCCGGCCTCGACCGGTGCCGCGAAGGCCATCGGCCTCGTGCTGCCGGAGCTGAACGGCAAGCTCAGCGGCTCGTCGTACCGCGTGCCGGTTCCCACGGGCTCGATCGTCGACCTGACGCTCATCACGGACCGTGAGAACCTGACGGTGGACGAGGTCAACGAGGCCTACAAGAAGGCCGCGGCCGAGGGGCGTCTCGCCGGGTACCTGCGGTACAACGAGGACCCGATCGTGTCGAGCGACATCGTGCACAACCCGCACTCGTCGATCTTCGACTCGACGCTCACCAACGTCAGCGGCAACCTGATCAAGGTCTCGAGCTGGTACGACAATGAGTGGGGCTACTCCAACCGTCTCGTCGACCTGACCGAGTACGTCGCCGAGCGCATCTGAGCTCCGACACATGACTCTGCGTACCCTGGACTCACTGGGTTCGCTCGAGGGCAAGCGCGTCATCGTCCGTTGTGATCTGAACGTCCCCCTGCGGGACGGGGTCATCACGGACGATGGCCGTGTCCGCGCCTCGCTGCCGACCCTGAAGGCCCTCATCGACGCGGGCGCCCGCGTCGTCGTCTGCTCGCACCTCGGACGCCCCGACGGCGCGCCGGACCCGCAGTACAGCCTGGAGCCGGTCGCGCAGCGGCTGTCCGAGCTGCTCGGCGCGCCGGTCGCCTTCGCGGGCGACACGGTCGGCGAGGCCGCGAAGGATGCCGTGGCTTCCCTCGAGAACGGTCAGGTCGTCGTGATCGAGAACCTCCGGTTCAACCCGGGGGAGACCTCGAAGGATGACGCCGAGCGGGGTGCCTTCGCGGCGCAGCTCGCGGAGCTGGGCGACGTGCTCGTATCCGACGGCTTCGGCGTCGTGCACCGCAAGCAGGCGAGCGTCTACGACCTCGCGAAGCTGCTGCCGTCGGCGGCGGGCCTCCTGATCGCGACCGAGCTCGATGTGCTCGACCGCCTGACGGAGAACCCGGAGCGGCCGTACGCGGTGGTGCTCGGCGGGTCCAAGGTGAGCGACAAGCTCGGAGTCATCTCGCACCTGCTGCCGCGGGTCGACCGCATCCTCGTCGGCGGCGGCATGCTCTTCACCTTCCTGAAGGCGCAGGGGCATGCCGTCGCGTCGAGCCTCCTTGAGGAGGACCAGCTCGAGACCGTGCGCGGCTACATTGCCGAGGCGGCCGAGCGCGGCGTGGAGCTCGTGCTCCCGACCGACGTGGTCGTCGCCGCCTCCTTCGGTGCCGACGCGGACCACGAGGTGGCCGCCGCGGACGCGATCGAGGAGACGGCATTCGGCTCGTCGGGCATCGGCCTGGACATCGGGCCGGAGACCGCAGCGCGCTTCGCCGAGGTCATCCGCGGATCGAAGACCGTGTTCTGGAACGGCCCGATGGGCGTGTTCGAGTTCCCTGCCTTCGCCGCGGGCACCAAGGCGGTCGCACAGGCGCTGACCGAGGTCGACGGCCTCAGTGTGGTCGGCGGCGGCGACTCCGCCGCAGCCGTCCGCCAGCTCGGATTCACCGACGACCAGTTCGGTCACATCTCGACCGGCGGCGGCGCGAGCCTCGAATTCCTCGAGGGCAAGAAACTACCTGGGCTGGAGGTCCTCGGATGGGCGTGAGCTCCCGTACCCCGCTGATCGCGGGCAACTGGAAGATGAACCTGGATCACCTGCAGGCGGTGGCGTTCGTGCAGAAGCTGCACTGGACGCTGAAGGACGCCAAGCACGAGGACGGATCGGTCGAGGTGGCGGTCTTCCCGCCGTTCACCGACATCCGCAGCGTGCAGACGCTGATCGACGCGGACAAGATCCCGTTCGCGTTCGGCGCGCAGGACGTCTCGGCGCACGACTCGGGGGCGTACACCGGCGAGATCTCCGGGGCGTTCCTGGCGAAGCTCGACGCGAAGTACGTCATCATCGGGCACTCCGAGCGTCGCGAGTACCACGCCGAGTCCGACGAGATCGTGGCCGGGAAGGTGAAGGCCGCGCTCAAGCACGGCCTCTCCCCGGTGATCTGCGTCGGCGAGACGGCGGAGGACCTGGAGAAGTTCGGCGCCAGTGCCGTTCCGGCCGGACAGCTCGAGGCCGCGCTCCAGGGCGTCTCGCCCTCCGCGGACATCGTCGTGGCGTACGAGCCGGTCTGGGCCATCGGGTCGGGTCAGGCGGCCACCCCGCAGCAGGCGCAGGACGTCTGCGCGGCGCTCCGCGGCGTGATCGCGAGGGTCCTCGGCGACGAGGCGGCCGCCCGCACCCGCATCCTCTATGGCGGCTCGGTCAAGGCGGCGAACATCGCCAGCTTCATGCGCGAGCCCGACGTGGACGGTGCTCTGGTCGGCGGCGCGAGCCTCGTCGTCGACGAGTTCGCGGCGATCATCCGCTTCGAGAAGCACGTCGGCGTGTGAGTGCAGCGGGGCTCCGGCCCCGCTGCACCGTATACTTGACCGTTACGGGGGCGCTCCGGCCCCAGCGAAAGGCTCTTTCCGTGGCAATTCTCGAGTTCGTCCTGCAGGTCGTGCTGGGCATCACCAGCGTCCTGCTGACTCTTCTCATCCTCTTGCACAAGGGCCGCGGTGGCGGCCTGTCCGACATGTTCGGCG includes:
- a CDS encoding superoxide dismutase; the protein is MATYTLPDLPYDFAALEPHISGKIMELHHDKHHATYVAGANTALEQLAEARESGNLANVNKLEKDLAFNLGGHVNHSIFWTNLSPNGGGQPEGELKAAIDEYFGSFEKFQAHFTAAATGIQGSGWAVLSWDSIGSRLIIQQLFDQQSNTAQGTIPLFQLDMWEHAFYLDYLNVKADYVKAAWNIANWENVAQRLEVARQQTNGLLVLS
- the gap gene encoding type I glyceraldehyde-3-phosphate dehydrogenase — its product is MSVKIGINGFGRIGRNYFRAALAQGADLEIVAVNDLTDNKTLAHLLKYDSVSGVLDAEITYDDDSITVDGKEIKAFAERDPANLPWGELGVDIVIESTGFFTNADAARKHIDAGAKKVLISAPATGDDRTIVMGVNEETYNPETDHIISNASCTTNCLAPLAKVFNDAFGIDRGFMMTAHAYTADQNLQDGPHKDLRRARAAAINITPASTGAAKAIGLVLPELNGKLSGSSYRVPVPTGSIVDLTLITDRENLTVDEVNEAYKKAAAEGRLAGYLRYNEDPIVSSDIVHNPHSSIFDSTLTNVSGNLIKVSSWYDNEWGYSNRLVDLTEYVAERI
- a CDS encoding phosphoglycerate kinase, with product MTLRTLDSLGSLEGKRVIVRCDLNVPLRDGVITDDGRVRASLPTLKALIDAGARVVVCSHLGRPDGAPDPQYSLEPVAQRLSELLGAPVAFAGDTVGEAAKDAVASLENGQVVVIENLRFNPGETSKDDAERGAFAAQLAELGDVLVSDGFGVVHRKQASVYDLAKLLPSAAGLLIATELDVLDRLTENPERPYAVVLGGSKVSDKLGVISHLLPRVDRILVGGGMLFTFLKAQGHAVASSLLEEDQLETVRGYIAEAAERGVELVLPTDVVVAASFGADADHEVAAADAIEETAFGSSGIGLDIGPETAARFAEVIRGSKTVFWNGPMGVFEFPAFAAGTKAVAQALTEVDGLSVVGGGDSAAAVRQLGFTDDQFGHISTGGGASLEFLEGKKLPGLEVLGWA
- the tpiA gene encoding triose-phosphate isomerase, which encodes MGVSSRTPLIAGNWKMNLDHLQAVAFVQKLHWTLKDAKHEDGSVEVAVFPPFTDIRSVQTLIDADKIPFAFGAQDVSAHDSGAYTGEISGAFLAKLDAKYVIIGHSERREYHAESDEIVAGKVKAALKHGLSPVICVGETAEDLEKFGASAVPAGQLEAALQGVSPSADIVVAYEPVWAIGSGQAATPQQAQDVCAALRGVIARVLGDEAAARTRILYGGSVKAANIASFMREPDVDGALVGGASLVVDEFAAIIRFEKHVGV